Proteins encoded by one window of Chanos chanos chromosome 7, fChaCha1.1, whole genome shotgun sequence:
- the slitrk5 gene encoding SLIT and NTRK-like protein 5, with protein MKMHIWIPKILFLVATSLNLVEMYDNYGEICRNLCTCEEKEGILTVSCENRGIVKLSEISPVHFSMYHLLLTGNLLKKLSLNDFINYTGVTILHLGNNDISEVETGAFNGLQGLKRLHLNNNKIDILRDDTFVGLENLEYLQIDYNFISIIEPNALSKLHQLTVLILNDNLLSTLPANIFRNVPLTHLDLRGNRLKMFPYIGLLEHMDKVVELQLEENPWNCSCELIALKAWLESIAYTALVGEVVCETPFRLHGRDLDEVSKQELCPRRAISEYEMRPPPPPLSTGGYFQTTPAAVTASATSSAVLRSSSRPTKGTRQLNKTKSPKPTSRITVNPYGTIIAFQTKSPVPLDCPTTCTCNLQISDLGLNVNCQERKIENISDLKPKPYNPKKMYLTGNYIPVVRRSDFIEATGLDLLHLGNNRIAVIHDRAFADLVNLRRLYLNGNLIDRLTADMFFGLQSLQYLYLEYNKIREIVGGTFRFVPNLQLLFLNNNLLKTLPGGIFSSLSLSRLNLRSNHFQNLPVSGVLDQLKSLVQIDLFENPWDCSCDVVGMKIWLEQLNSGTVVNDVICETPKRLAGQDMRTVLAEQLCPDYSDMVVSTVAPSEEPFAGLATTTETAQGFNPPSSTVPLSVLILSLLLVFIMSVFVAAGLFVVVMKRRKKSQSDRTSTNNSDVSSFNLQYSLYSNRSVPKVKPPASHVYEFIPPPLGHMSKNPIYRSRDGNPVEDYHDLHELKVTYRSNAEEERDNTLRSPAYTVSTIEAREDPSPVQDAEHFFRGILEPDKPPTTPGNRYEYKYTGPVPYTYNPNFDVRRQFLHPEGMRETVLYGTAPSTVYVEPNRNEYLELKAKLQVEPDYLEVLEKQTTFSQF; from the coding sequence ATGAAAATGCATATCTGGATTCCGAAAATACTTTTTCTGGTTGCAACATCTCTGAATCTAGTTGAGATGTACGACAATTATGGAGAGATATGTAGGAATCTGTGTACTTGCGAGGAGAAGGAAGGGATTTTAACTGTCAGCTGTGAGAACAGAGGTATTGTGAAACTGTCGGAAATAAGCCCAGTGCATTTTTCCATGTATCATCTCTTGCTGACAGGGAATCTGTTGAAAAAATTGTCCCTCAATGACTTCATCAACTACACTGGAGTGACCATACTGCATTTAGGTAACAATGACATATCTGAAGTGGAGACTGGGGCTTTTAATGGACTCCAAGGATTAAAAAGATTGCacctaaataataataaaatagacATTTTGAGGGATGACACATTTGTTGGGCTCGAAAACCTGGAATATCTTCAGATTGATTATAACTTTATCAGCATCATAGAACCCAATGCTCTGAGCAAGCTCCATCAGCTCACTGTGCTAATTTTGAATGACAACCTGTTGTCCACTCTGCCTGCAAACATTTTCCGGAATGTGCCCTTGACACATCTGGATCTCAGGGGCAACCGGCTGAAAATGTTTCCATACATCGGCCTTTTGGAGCATATGGATAAAGTAGTGGAATTACAACTTGAAGAGAACCCATGGAATTGTTCATGTGAGCTTATTGCTCTGAAGGCTTGGCTGGAGAGTATAGCTTACACAGCTCTGGTTGGGGAGGTCGTTTGTGAGACGCCTTTCCGGCTCCATGGGAGAGACTTGGATGAAGTCTCCAAGCAGGAGCTGTGTCCTCGACGTGCTATCTCTGAATATGAGATGcgaccaccaccaccaccccttaGCACTGGTGGCTATTTCCAGACCACTCCAGCTGCAGTGACTGCCTCAGCAACATCCTCAGCTGTCCTACGGTCCTCCTCCCGACCCACCAAGGGCACGCGGCAACTGAACAAAACCAAGTCTCCTAAACCCACATCACGCATCACAGTCAACCCCTACGGGACCATAATTGCTTTTCAGACCAAATCTCCCGTGCCTTTGGACTGTCCCACAACCTGCACATGCAATCTGCAAATCTCAGATCTTGGGCTTAATGTCAACTGCCAAGAGAGGAAGATCGAGAACATATCGGATCTAAAACCCAAGCCATACAATCCCAAAAAGATGTACCTCACTGGGAATTACATACCTGTTGTGCGTCGATCAGATTTCATAGAGGCCACTGGATTGGATTTGCTTCACTTGGGAAATAATCGGATAGCAGTCATACATGACAGAGCCTTTGCGGATTTAGTTAACCTCCGTAGACTTTATCTGAATGGCAATTTAATTGACCGGCTCACAGCAGACATGTTTTTTGGGCTTCAGAGTCTACAATATCTGTATTTAGAATATAACAAGATCCGAGAGATTGTAGGGGGCACCTTCCGATTTGTTCCCAATTTGCAGCTGCTCTTCTTAAACAACAATCTTCTCAAAACCTTACCAGGAGGCATCTTTtctagtctttctctctctcggcttAATCTGCGCAGTAATCACTTTCAGAATCTACCCGTGAGTGGAGTTTTGGATCAGCTGAAATCACTGGTGCAGATTGATCTTTTCGAGAACCCCTGGGATTGTTCCTGTGATGTTGTCGGGATGAAGATCTGGCTGGAGCAACTGAACTCTGGCACAGTGGTCAATGACGTCATTTGTGAAACTCCCAAGCGTCTAGCAGGCCAAGACATGCGCACTGTTCTCGCTGAGCAACTCTGTCCAGACTACTCTGATATGGTTGTGTCCACGGTGGCACCTTCTGAGGAGCCTTTTGCTGGTCTGGCAACCACCACAGAAACTGCTCAGGGGTTCAACCCTCCATCCagcactgtccctctctctgttcttattctCAGTCTCCTGCTTGTCTtcattatgtctgtttttgtggcAGCTGGGCTGTTTGTGGTAGTGATGAAGCGGCGTAAGAAGTCTCAGAGCGATCGCACGAGCACCAATAACTCTGACGTGAGCTCCTTCAACCTGCAGTACAGCCTCTATAGCAACCGCTCCGTGCCCAAGGTCAAACCCCCAGCCAGCCACGTCTATGAGTTCATTCCCCCACCGCTGGGTCACATGAGTAAAAACCCAATCTACAGGTCCAGGGATGGCAACCCAGTGGAGGATTACCATGATCTGCATGAGCTAAAGGTGACCTACAGAAGTAATGCCGAGGAAGAGCGAGATAACACCCTAAGGAGCCCCGCATATACAGTTAGCACCATTGAGGCCCGTGAGGATCCGTCCCCTGTGCAGGATGCTGAACATTTCTTTAGAGGGATCCTTGAGCCGGACAAACCTCCAACCACTCCTGGAAACAGGTATGAGTACAAGTACACTGGCCCCGTCCCTTACACATACAACCCAAACTTTGATGTTAGACGCCAGTTCTTGCACCCTGAAGGGATGCGAGAAACTGTCCTCTATGGCACTGCGCCAAGTACTGTCTATGTGGAACCgaacagaaatgaatatttgGAACTAAAGGCGAAACTTCAGGTTGAGCCGGACTACCTCGAAGTTCTTGAGAAACAGACAACATTCAGCCAATTTTGA